DNA sequence from the Salvia splendens isolate huo1 chromosome 19, SspV2, whole genome shotgun sequence genome:
gatgcagccgttgaagaggccatgacGGAATGCTTAGcccaaatgcagcgcgaggaggctgcggcggcggcggcggcatcCGGACGTTGtcatcacgtgatgaatacttcacgtatcgggaagacggcgtcggcagacccggccttacaccgttgcaaaagtgcacgactgcactccgtcagttggcctacggcaccacggcggacattTTCGACGAGTATCTCCACGTCTGGGAGACAACAGGCcgggagtgcctgaagagattttgtaggggagttgtggaggcctacggcgacacatatttgcacaaGCCGACTGTCGCTgattgccagggcctgatgaagatgcacgagacggcacACGACTTTcttgggatgctagggagcatcgactgtatgcactggcagtggaagaattgtccgacggcgtggagaggccaattcactagtggatacaagggcagccacccgacgatgatcctcaaagccgtcgctgaccatcggctctggatctggcatgcttacttcggcgtagccgggtcgaacaacgacattaacgtcctcaactcatccaccctcttcaccgagcaatgcaatggcaacagcccgaccatcgagttcactgccaacaggcgccaataccgcatgaggtactacttggccgatgacatatacccacggtggcctgtttttgtgaagacgatcagctgcccaattggtgagaagagggcttttttgcgcaaaagcaggagtcggcgcggaaggatgtcgagcgggcatttggtgtgctctaagcacggtgggcaattttgaaagggccggctcgtctctggtttaaggaagtcatcgccgatgtcatgtatgcgtgcataatcatgcacaatatgatagtcgagcatgagggtgggagcatcaccgactggaacgatgatgacggtgcatctagctcatccggcacggcgaccgagccccccgctagaggattaccgttgggcttcaatgaggttctagctagacagacctcaatgcgcaaccaacatgACCATGTTCAGCtaatgaacgacatgattgaagaagtgtgggcccgtaaccgccgtcgccgagttagcgtatttttttaatttgtattgtaatgtattaatttctataaatgaaatgaagttttttctcaatttttgtagttatttaaatattcaaataaaatgaaaatgcatagggcgcgccttatgGCGTCACATTGCAagtgggggtaggaggataaaaccgatgacgtggcgcgccttagggcgccccattgctaatggcctaatactcccttcgtctaaGTCACATTTCTTGGCGGCACCGATTTTAAGAACtgttaagaaaaatgggtgGAAAGAGTTTGTGAAATATGGATTACACCTGTAtagtttaaatgaaatgtgagtgaaatgggttagtggaatgtgagaccatattactaccatttatgataaaagtgaaccaggactcctattcgcggaaaAAGATAGTAATATTCAATTTAACCTCTTTGCTTTATGACCCAAATCTCTAATCTATGATTGAAAATGAACCGTTTCACCAATTTCGATTTCGATGTGATTCATCAACCTCACTTAATTGTATTATTCTTGGTATTTGAAATAAAACAATTCTCGTCGCAAAATGTGGCATTGCTCCCATTATCTGCACATTTAGATTCCCACCTACAAGTAGAATCAcaaatgaataataattttgtcgACCGGACATATTGCTATATGACGTGTCTAGCCAATTAGACATCATCATATTATAATGTGTTCGAACCACCAatattttactcatattttcaGGAATTGATTGTAAATCTGGAGCGTTGactttgtgaaaaaaaaatctctttTATATCTGcagtttaattttagaatgtgAGCTtgtattttgttatattttgtAGTAGCAATCATCCAAGCAAtgcaaatttaatttatgacCTAATATTGGCTGGAGCACGTTATGGTAAAAGCAATAAACATAATCATGGATAAAAATATACAAAGGGTGTGAGTATAAGGGTAAACTGATTTCTGTCACactggagtattatttttactcCTTTCGTCCCCTTTCCGtttacataaatttaattttttggatGTCCCAAATATATAGGCTTGTTtcgatatactccctccatctgctattaggagtctcatttcttggcggtatgagttttaagaaatattaagaaaagtatgtgaaaaaaagttagtggaataagagtctcacttgtatatattactagttttaaatgaaatgaaatgtgagtggaatgagttagtggaaggtggaatcctattactatttatggtaaaagtgaatcggaacttctattcgcggacagtctaaaatgacaaaacggaactcctattcgtggacggagggggTAATTAACTCGAGGCTATAAAAATtcctttaatttaaaaataagataTATATTTCTCAAACTCTTGTTTCTTGAGTTGGCAAGTTTCTTTAAATttgatagaaaaaaatataattcaaattattcaaaataacCAACCACCAACCATACATATATAACATCATCATGTTAATATAAACATTGTTGGGTGTTGGGTGCTTTAGCTTATCTCTCATTAATTGCCTGTTCATCATCTCCACCCTGTGTTATGTTCCACTCATATTTATGATCAACATATGTCTTAGTATCTAGCCAAACATTCATACTAATATTTAACAGTTTTCGAGCTTCAAGAAAGAATCTTTCCTCCTCAAAACCATCGCTTATGGGTTTGGTAAGAACCTTCCAATTTCAAGAAAGTTGAGATTTCAATACCTTATTTTTAATTAAGATCACTCCTAGAGAACATATATCAACCCTCTTCTACGAAAAGGTGAATGCATAAAATATtgactactaatattttattgatTATGTTTAATCTAATATGTTAACATTTGGAGAAATTGGAAGCATTCAAGTCAATAAAAACATCTACTACACTTCTAGGAATAATCAATCCCTCTATTATTCAATGTTTATATTACAAACATTGCAAATTCGCCCCAAAACCTTCTTAAATTATCATCCACGACCCCAACTTTTTCAAATTAACCATggcattttttcattttgttaatTGATTGATTCGAAATGTAATCAGTAAATAATAATGAggtgaaacaaaaaaataagcACAAGgcaaataatagtagtaaaatactaaaaaaggCTGAGTAGATGGAGAAAAGTAATTTCAGCAATTAATATAGCAGCATTAATGTTCAACAGAAGGtgcagaaaaattaaaaaaataaactgcAAAAGGAAGAAACAATGGCATTAACATCATGTAGCTAGGCTTCTAGCCTTGTTTCTTCCTCCCCCTCATTTAACAATCACTGAGAAAGCTATTAAAAAAAGGGGGCTTGCCATATTCAATTCTAattcagaagaaaaaaaaagaataaaagaagACAATGCAGAAATAgcccctctttttttttttggttgaaGTTAACTAACCACATTAGTTGTGAAGAGGATTTGGCCCTGTGTGTATCAATCTCTTGTCTTCTTCATACACTTTTTGTGATGATGGAGTTGAGCCTCTtgcatggtggtggtggagccgCATCTTTCTCGCCGGAGACAACTCCGCCGCCGCGAGTGGTGAGAGTAACAAGAAGAGGAATGTTAATGAAAAAGCTAGCACAATCCTTGCCCTAGAATTGCTATTCCTCCTTCTCTTATTCCCAATTTCACTTGACATTTTTTTGACCACCAACTTTTACTTCTTCACTAGTGATGCTATATTTGTGTATCATGGAATATTCTAAACCCTATTGATGAGAGAGAGTAAGGGAGAGAGGGGTGAGTCCTTATCTTAAGGGTTTAGGCACATGATCTTGACCCTTGAATCATGGAAGCTTCTTATGCATAATATCTTACTTTCTCCAACTCTTCTTGAATATGTTGTGTTTTTAAATGCAATAGTTTTGGGGTTTTGCTTGTAATGGTGATTAGGTTTTGGGAATGTGGTTGTTGTCTATATATGTAGAAAGTCATGTATTGTGGTTGGTCGGACAAAAGTATTAATAGCCGCTGTCTACGgacaatatatataaataaattatttctattatattttctcAAATTTAACGAAATATAGTGGGCTTTGTGAATGTGATTTGCACAACATATACTAGTAATTATTCTTTTGTTAAGGATGGTCCAAATGGTAGCATgtaaatattgtgaaaatgaGAATCATTTTATAGCAAAAATATAAAGGCAGATTAATagggaaaataaataaacaaaacataaaaataatacatattttagtttattttcgGTCAATAACTCTAATAAATAGATGAATCATCTATCCTATTAATTCCTTGTTATTAGAACCCGTGTCGTCCTTATTTTTAGGTGACGGAGAGTGTATAAGTTTAACACTTCCTCCGTCTCATTAGaattgaaacattttttttggcacgaaattttatgtaatgttgttttgtgagttaatgaggagagaaaaaataagagagatgaaaacgTAGAGATaatgttgtttccattccaggaaatatttcatttttaatagaccaactaaaaaaaaaatattttatttttaatgggatagaTGGAGTATTTACTCTAGGCAATTCAATCCAACGACTTTAGGACAAGGTTCAAAATATTTGTGGGCCGGAGTAGGAGGTTTTGGGCCATATTTGACACTTAGATAAGGCTTGGTAATTTTTTAGGCCTATATTACTTTATAGAGGCTTTGGGCCTCAAAATTAAACTCCAATATCCTCAATttttaaacatttatttattagccGATTACTACTAAGTccaataaatataaacaaaaatgaGCCAAATTTGATATTGGTATATGTACTATATACGCAAACGAAGAGAATATTCGATGCATTTCGCATTTTTTAAGGAAGATTCCTATTTTCAAATTCGCATATTTTCCTCAATTTAATTCCTCCATTTTCGTTCCACCACTTCACTAAATTCTCTCCTGCGCATTGCATTTGCCATTAAATATTAATCCAGGTATAATTCGTGTTGCAAAGATCGTTTTTTTAAATCTATGTGACGGTTTAAATttccaaattttaattatgggTTTGTTGTTCTGTCGCATTTAAGGTGATGTCGCTTTTAATTATATGGATTTAATCTTATTGTATAAGCTACAAAAAAGTCACGGATTCTATACTGCTGCAAAACAGCAAATTGGCATGTTCTCTACtaaaaagattgaatttttttgcCTCTGAAAAAAGTGTCTGTCTTGTTAGGGAATAGTTATACCTCTATTGAGAATTCTGTATATGATTGGAATGTATCTTGGAATGAGACGATGatataagaaattaattatgtatgttaCTGAAATGGGAGTGATTAATGgtgtagtagtactaatttatcATGAGTATATAGTCCCTTCgatttagtgagttaaatggAAGATAATCAAGTAGGAGAGAAAATAAGAGTTAATTTTTGTCAAAGAGGAAATGGGTCATTTAGTTCGGGATCTTTTGAAAAGGAATGCGAATCAATTAACTTGGGATGGATGAAGTATTATTGTTGCTTGTTGGTATGATCTTAATGAAGTTGTAAAATAATCAATCTAAGTGATTCTAGAATTGTTCATCCTTTTGGCAGACATTGATTGACtgattaatttcaaaataaaatgagTCATGAGAAGTCTAATCAAGCCTTGGCTGGAGTTCATGGAGTGCAATTGGTTTCTCACTCACCATTTTCATTTCAAGAAATAACCAAACATGGTGACATAGCTTGTGGAGCCTCTAACACCGGCAGCAGCAACCACCAACGACGAATCGTGCAGTAAGTGAAGAGATTTTGAAGGTGCCTATAGCTTGATTCTTTTCACCAAAATGTTGTCAAGGTTAGGTGTCTAATTATGATACTAATTATATGTTGATTAGGAAAGTTTGGCAAGAAAGACCTGCTTGTTTGAGGCCCATCCATTGTACTCATACTGGTACTTCACACTATCCAACTAGCTCCTCGTAACTGTGGCTTTTCttcgttgttgttgttgttgttgttgtagtAATATTGAACCAATTGCTCTTTCAGGTGATCAACATTTAGCCGAAACAGTGGCTAATGTACTTACTTCACTCCCCTTTATTGCCATTGGGCTCCAAGCCCCAAGGTGTGATATATAACTCGATAAGTTGAGTTGCATTGCATATGTGTCTTGCTTGCCATATTCATAGCTTCTCCTGCAGGAAGAATGCCAACTGTAAAATATACGCGAATTCATTGATTGGAGTAGGACTTGCATCGAGTTTGTACCATTCTTCGAGAGGCAGGTTGAGGAAGTATCTCAGATGGGCTGACTACACCATGATCGCAACAGCCACCGTCGTAAGTCCCAAAACTAAGCTGATATTCTCGAACGAAACTAGTTTCTTCGGTTTGTTAATTGGACGAAGATTGTTCTTAGCTAGTGAAATTGGACTCTAACAGAATGCTCATCTTGTTGTTAACTTGGCTTGTGATTGTGGTGTGTTTTGGTTCAATTCGACAGTGTTTATCGAGAGCTCTGAGGAACGAGAATCCCAAGCTGTTGATGACAGCATCTGCTTTGTTTCTGCCTATACAACCCCTCATGGTTTCAGCAGTCCACACAGGGATTATGGAGGTAGTTTTTCCATTTCTAACTTCTCTTGATATACGCGGTGTGAAAGGAGGTTTGAGCTTAAAACATTGCATTTAGGATAATTATACATGTACCAGGTTGCATTTGCTAAGAGGGCATTTGAGGATCCAGATTTGAGGGTGGCTCATAATGTGCATAAGATGTCGTCGTTGTTAGGAGGGGCGTTTTTCGTGGCAGACGATCTGCTCCCCCGGACTCCGTTTCTGCATGCTGCTTGGCACCTTGCTGCTGCTGTTGGAGTCACCACTTGCAACAAGCTCTTAGACAGTTAGACTAATGTAAACATCACCTGCATTCATTTGTTGCTTAATTTTAGCTAAATAAGCTTGGTAGAATTGAATAATATCACAATCAATCTCaagtgtattttatttagttcCAAATGGAATAACAGTATTTTAGATATAACTTGATGCAGTCCAGTTATTTAATCACTACTAATAGCTTAAGTagacacaattaaaaaaaatatatgtatgcTTAGGCCATGCCAATAATTGTAGGTATAGTATAGTTACTAGTATTATACACATGGATACCAAATGAGACACAAGATTGAATTAGCAAGAATCATAATCTTCATAATAATGGGAACATGTATAAATGCTAACAACCTGAGGATCAATTCACATAAATTGCATCTTTATATCTTTAACTGTCAAAGTGTATATGTAGAGGTGCATATATATGTATTCAAATACTGGCTAGCTAACCATATGATACATACTTTTCAACtataaatttttagtatttatttGAGTGGTTTCCACATCAAGATTCTTTACTGCACTACAACATCACTAAtaaattcaatatttattaaaaatgactTACTGACTACCTAGCTCCAGCTACATTCATGTTGAGGGGGCTAGGCCGGTGCCAAAAGATTAATCACAAAGAAACTTGCAATAATACTATTTCTAATTCTAATTTTGGATAATCACATATGTATAGTACTATAACTATATCCTATTAGGTTGCTAATTACTATCTTAAATTCCTAACTCTACAAACTTGTcaaccatatatatattatcAATGTCAATATTATCATGCTATTAATATGTCACCAGAAATTAAATTGACATATATTTCTGTCAACACAGAAACATAAGTATGTCACTTAATTTTCTGTTGACATATTAATAGCATCGTGTTGACATTGGTAATATGTATAATTGAGAAGTTAgcaaattcaagataaatagCATTTGAGATCATATTCCTACTAGTATACTAGTATATATCACTACAGCCAAACTAATCTTTGATATTGATATGATTTTATTGACACCACTAACAATAACAATATTTAATTACACCAAACATATGAATTTGTCTAATTTTGTtacaatatttataatttttgtgaCACAACCCATCACTAAATGCCACAATTATGTTAAGTCACAGACGCACAGCCCATCACAAAATCATGCATGCTAGCTAGAAATAATAGGTAGTTGGAAACATTGCTAGCAATAAAACTGGGAgatgaaaaaattaataatgtggATAATATACCTATGGTTTTGCATGCACAAAAGCATAAATGTAGCTAGAACAAGTGTAGTAGACAGTACCAATAATTCATCCACAAAATGTACTTACTAATTACTATTGAAGAAGAGGCCATTAATAGGGTTGGAGATAAGTATTGAAGAGACAAAAGATAATTAAACTGTGGCAGGTATGAAAATTAGTTGAGCATTAACCAAAGAATTAATTAACTCAATTCTACAAAAACACACACAGAGGCAGAATGGAATGTGAAAAAAGGTGAAGCAAGACATTGAAGTCCCAATGACACAGTCCTCATAACCTCATCATTGTCAAGTCGCTTTTATGTTTCCATCTCCCAAAAAACAACTTCCAATTTTCAAGCCTCAATTCCAAACTGCAGCTATATTTTCACCACtaatatatactactagtaaGTAGCATAGTCAACCTATTCTTTCTTCTTTGCAAAACTCCATTCTCTCAATAACCTATTTGTCTACATTTCTAAGTACTATATACTAATAACCAAAATCAATGAGGATGACGACGGCGATGATGGATAGTAACCGCAACGAAGCCCAAGAATTGAAGCCGCTCCGACCTCCGATGCGACGCCCAATTTTTCCACCTTACGGCCTacgaaaccctaattttgtttCAATAAGTAAGCCCTCTCACAAGCTTGCTTAGTTTCTTCCATTTTTTGCTTCAATTCTATAGAACTATATCAGTTTGCAAAGATACTAATATCAGTCGGCATCATAAAATATATCAGCTCGCTAAAACTGATTAATATTTTATGATGTCAACTGATATTAATGTATCAATTAATATTcaattatcaaagttctcagTTTAAAAAAGTTGTCACCAGGTGATCATGAGAGAGAGATAGTGGCGGCGCCGTTGGTGAGCACGAGGTGGAACCCTACGCCGGAGCAACTGCAAGCACTTGAGGAAATGTACAGACGCGGGATCAGAACTCCGTCGGCGGAGCAGATTCAGCATATTGCGGCGAAATTGCGGCGGTTTGGGAAAATCGGAGGGAAGAACGTTTTCTACTGGTTTCAAAACCACAAGGCAAGAGAGAGGCAGAAGAAACGTCGTCAGCTCGCCGCCAGAACAATCCACCCTACGCCACCTGGTAATTAATTCATTATTCACTAATGAATATCCATTAATGATTAAATCAGTGTTGATTAACTTGTTTGATAAAGATGCTACATGCAATGATGCAAACATACGttaattaactttattttattaacattCATTAATTTGTATTATAATGGTAAATTGCCGGAAAATGATCAAATTTGCTAATTTCTTGTCAACGTCGACACTTTGAATTTATTGACATGGCACATATATACATGTGTAAAAATTAAAGACGTAACTGATTAAGTGTATTAAACAACGCCATTTAAGTAGCTAAATATTTTGCCACATTATATACATTATTTCCTCTATATCCGAAATCATGGTACAATTACAAAAAATGTTAAagatagtactagtatttttgtAAGTTGTGAGATTAACCAGAAATCGATCTAACCTTGTTATTTTTCCGGCAATTTGCCTATTTGTATATgctacaataaattaaaaataaaattgatatggtTTTGCAGGACTGATCAGGGGATATTTGGAAATTGAACAACATAAGGTCTTAAACTGCTGCACACCTTCAAAGGTACACTGCAATAAGATTATTTATTTTCACTTAGATAATTAATTTTGGATATGTGACATAAGCATAAGGTCAAGAAATTGAATAAAAGTACTTTTTGTTAGAGAATTCCTCGATTTAGGTGAAAAAATCACTCAGCTTTTCATTAATTATGTGAAAAATTTACAGGATTCTGCATCAATGCAAGGTGCAGTGATTGCAGCAGATGGATGGAATCACAAGGAGGAATTGGAAGCTAAGGCTAAGGTTGTAACTGTAGGGAATGAATGGCAGTCGGATTTGGacttatcttcttcttcttcaaaagGACAAGAGAATACCAAACCCTATTTTTATGGCATCAGCCATCAAAATCAAACAACTCTTCACCTATTTCCCAGCCCACAACTAGAAGACAGTCACATTCATCATACCTTTACACCTACTAGCTTCTTTGAGTTTCTTCCAATCAAGAATTGAAACTTTCATTCTACTCTAGTGTTATAGATGTAACAATATTAATGTTATTGTTAGTCACTCAATATATATGTACCATGTTGATTAATTACCTACCATTTACTTACATCTACTTTGTGtttctatctatctatctatctatcttaTCTTATCTTATCGACGAAGTTGAAAAGATCGCAGTTTTGAAATGACTTGAAAGTCACACGAAACTTGTGGAACGGGCTAAGGTTTCAAAACCAACACTTTGTTGTGTGTTGAGGAATGGAATTGCATTTTACTTGTTTTTTcgaatttcttttaatttttgaactttactattttttccttttcagtATTTAGGGTTTCTGGACCACATAAAAAGTGGGGAAACTGTTTTTGTCATCCTTTTTTTGGATTCCATAATATGGTTAATTGCATGTAAAATCACCTCAAATTTTGGTTTATCCTGtgctttttaaaatttaaataacaaatcacaaaattttaaaaattttggtttATCATGTGCTTTACTATTAatgatttaattatctaaaCATCATTACCTAAATTCATGTGCCAAAATAGAAACGTCTCAATTAGGCTGAGACGGAAAGAGTAGTAGTTATAGTGA
Encoded proteins:
- the LOC121778746 gene encoding uncharacterized protein LOC121778746, whose protein sequence is MSHEKSNQALAGVHGVQLVSHSPFSFQEITKHGDIACGASNTGSSNHQRRIVQKVWQERPACLRPIHCTHTGDQHLAETVANVLTSLPFIAIGLQAPRKNANCKIYANSLIGVGLASSLYHSSRGRLRKYLRWADYTMIATATVCLSRALRNENPKLLMTASALFLPIQPLMVSAVHTGIMEVAFAKRAFEDPDLRVAHNVHKMSSLLGGAFFVADDLLPRTPFLHAAWHLAAAVGVTTCNKLLDS
- the LOC121778837 gene encoding WUSCHEL-related homeobox 3-like — encoded protein: MRMTTAMMDSNRNEAQELKPLRPPMRRPIFPPYGLRNPNFVSISDHEREIVAAPLVSTRWNPTPEQLQALEEMYRRGIRTPSAEQIQHIAAKLRRFGKIGGKNVFYWFQNHKARERQKKRRQLAARTIHPTPPGLIRGYLEIEQHKVLNCCTPSKDSASMQGAVIAADGWNHKEELEAKAKVVTVGNEWQSDLDLSSSSSKGQENTKPYFYGISHQNQTTLHLFPSPQLEDSHIHHTFTPTSFFEFLPIKN